Proteins encoded together in one Marinobacter salsuginis window:
- a CDS encoding NAD(P)/FAD-dependent oxidoreductase has protein sequence MDYYDLIIVGAGPAGSTLASALETSGKKVLTIDKQDFPRDKTCAGWVTPAVMKTLKIDLDEYANGRTFQPIRRFRIGMMGQPAVENDHGDVVSYGIRRCEFDDYLLSRVTGPKQLATPVKSIVRKDGNWVINDTWEAPLVVGAGGHFCPVARLLGEGPGSHETVVAAKEVEFEMTPEQASACEARGDTPELWFCRDLKGYAWVFRKGNYLNIGLGREDNHKLSGHLEAFVDEMKSAGRIPEDLPGRFKGHAYLLYAHAERPLVDDGILLIGDSAGLAYTQSGEGIRPAIESALLAADVIRDAPDYSASSLQIYGDAIAGRFGNRAADTDQGWQVPDWIKTPLASSLMRSHWFTRKVVTEKWFLHQEVPPLKAAV, from the coding sequence ATGGATTATTACGACCTGATCATCGTCGGTGCCGGCCCAGCCGGCTCCACCCTGGCCAGTGCCCTTGAGACCAGCGGCAAAAAAGTACTGACCATCGACAAACAGGATTTTCCCCGGGATAAAACCTGCGCGGGCTGGGTGACTCCTGCCGTCATGAAAACCCTGAAGATTGATCTCGACGAGTACGCCAACGGACGGACATTCCAGCCTATTCGCCGGTTTCGCATCGGCATGATGGGGCAGCCGGCCGTGGAAAACGACCACGGCGATGTGGTCAGCTATGGCATTCGCCGGTGTGAATTCGACGATTATCTGCTCAGCCGCGTCACCGGTCCGAAACAGCTCGCCACGCCGGTCAAGTCCATCGTCCGGAAAGACGGCAACTGGGTCATCAACGACACCTGGGAGGCCCCGCTTGTCGTGGGCGCCGGCGGGCACTTCTGCCCGGTTGCACGGTTGCTTGGCGAAGGCCCGGGTAGCCACGAGACCGTTGTCGCCGCCAAGGAGGTGGAATTCGAAATGACACCCGAGCAGGCTTCCGCCTGCGAGGCCCGGGGCGACACCCCGGAGCTCTGGTTCTGCCGCGATCTCAAGGGTTATGCCTGGGTGTTTCGCAAGGGCAATTACCTGAATATCGGGCTGGGCCGGGAGGATAACCACAAGCTGAGCGGTCATCTAGAGGCTTTTGTCGATGAAATGAAGTCCGCCGGGCGCATTCCGGAGGACCTGCCCGGGCGTTTCAAAGGCCACGCCTATCTGCTTTATGCCCATGCCGAGAGGCCACTGGTGGACGACGGTATTCTGTTGATTGGCGATTCCGCCGGCCTGGCTTACACCCAGAGCGGTGAAGGCATCCGGCCCGCCATCGAATCGGCGCTGCTGGCGGCAGATGTGATACGGGACGCGCCGGATTATTCGGCCTCCTCATTGCAGATCTACGGCGATGCCATTGCCGGACGCTTTGGCAATCGGGCGGCAGACACGGATCAGGGCTGGCAGGTTCCGGACTGGATCAAGACGCCACTGGCCAGCAGCCTGATGCGCTCGCACTGGTTTACAAGAAAGGTGGTTACGGAGAAGTGGTTCCTCCATCAGGAAGTGCCGCCGCTGAAAGCCGCTGTCTGA
- a CDS encoding choice-of-anchor I family protein, with protein MFRKTLLSATILSSLLGLSACTDDGDDGADGINGTSKSLIELNVLGTYQAPGDVFDVGAAEIVAHDAANQRLFVVNAGASTVDVLDIQDPSQPVLLQTIDATAEGASANSVAVFGSLVAVAIEADVKQDNGKVVFYNTTDLGKVGEVTVGALPDMVAFTRDGMKVLVANEGEPSDDYTNDPVGSVSIIDLSAGVAGATVTTAGFEAFNADEAALKASGVRVFGPGATVAQDMEPEYIAVSLDNKTAWVALQENNAVAELDIEAGVINAILPLGFKDHSVIGNELDVSNRDSGINIRNWPVKGMYMPDAITSYGYNGKTYYITANEGDSRDYDGFSEEFRLGDLTLDATAFPNAADLQLEENLGRINVTSTLGVSNGCDPSDPATDPEVDCEYSEIYTYGARSFSIWSADGQRVFDSGSEFERITASLLPENFNATNDENNFDNRSDDKGPEPEAVTVGTINGQTFAFIGLERIGGIMVYDVTNPQNPEFVQYLNNRDFSVSDADLQAGMAKDSGPEGIAFIAAEDSPNGQPLLAVGNEISGTTTLYGIDVIELTAN; from the coding sequence ATGTTCCGTAAGACCCTGCTTTCCGCAACCATCCTGTCTTCCCTGTTGGGCCTGAGCGCCTGTACCGATGATGGTGACGATGGCGCTGATGGTATCAACGGCACCAGTAAATCACTGATCGAACTTAATGTCCTGGGCACCTATCAGGCCCCGGGCGATGTGTTCGACGTGGGAGCTGCCGAAATTGTTGCCCACGATGCTGCCAACCAGCGATTGTTCGTTGTAAACGCCGGTGCCTCCACGGTAGACGTGCTTGATATCCAGGACCCCTCCCAACCGGTTCTCTTGCAGACCATCGATGCGACCGCCGAGGGTGCATCCGCCAACAGTGTGGCTGTCTTCGGCAGCCTGGTGGCGGTGGCCATCGAAGCCGACGTCAAGCAGGACAACGGCAAGGTCGTTTTCTACAACACCACTGACCTTGGCAAGGTTGGTGAAGTTACGGTAGGGGCGCTGCCCGATATGGTTGCCTTTACCCGGGACGGCATGAAAGTGCTGGTCGCCAACGAGGGTGAACCCAGCGACGACTACACCAACGATCCGGTGGGATCCGTCAGCATTATTGATCTGTCAGCGGGCGTTGCCGGCGCAACGGTAACCACCGCAGGGTTCGAAGCCTTCAATGCCGATGAGGCGGCCCTGAAAGCCAGCGGTGTGCGGGTGTTTGGGCCGGGAGCAACCGTCGCCCAGGATATGGAGCCGGAGTACATTGCGGTCTCCCTCGACAACAAGACCGCCTGGGTCGCCCTGCAGGAGAACAACGCCGTAGCCGAGCTGGATATCGAGGCCGGGGTGATCAATGCGATCCTGCCCCTCGGTTTCAAGGACCACAGCGTGATAGGAAACGAGCTGGACGTCAGCAATCGGGATAGCGGCATCAACATTCGCAACTGGCCGGTAAAAGGTATGTATATGCCGGACGCGATCACCAGCTACGGCTACAACGGCAAGACGTACTACATCACCGCCAACGAGGGTGATTCCCGGGACTACGATGGCTTCTCCGAAGAGTTCCGGCTTGGGGATCTGACCCTGGATGCCACGGCCTTCCCAAATGCGGCCGATCTACAGCTGGAGGAGAACCTGGGTCGGATCAACGTGACCTCGACCCTGGGCGTCAGCAATGGCTGCGATCCCTCTGACCCGGCGACAGATCCGGAAGTAGACTGCGAATACAGCGAAATCTACACCTACGGCGCACGATCCTTCTCTATCTGGTCTGCCGATGGCCAGAGGGTCTTTGACAGCGGCAGCGAATTCGAGCGGATCACCGCCAGTCTGTTGCCTGAGAACTTCAATGCCACCAATGACGAGAACAATTTCGACAACCGATCTGATGACAAAGGTCCTGAGCCGGAAGCCGTCACGGTTGGCACAATCAACGGCCAGACCTTCGCGTTTATCGGTCTTGAGCGAATTGGCGGAATCATGGTTTACGACGTGACCAATCCCCAGAATCCGGAATTCGTCCAGTACCTGAATAATCGGGATTTCTCAGTGTCGGATGCAGACCTGCAGGCCGGTATGGCCAAAGATTCTGGGCCGGAGGGCATTGCCTTCATCGCCGCCGAGGACAGCCCGAATGGGCAGCCCTTGCTGGCAGTGGGAAATGAAATCAGCGGAACCACCACCCTGTACGGTATTGACGTGATTGAACTGACGGCGAACTGA
- a CDS encoding Dps family protein, giving the protein MGKNFIGLDTEKTAQLADSLNDLLSNYQIFYMNVRGYHWNIKGDNFFELHVKFEELYDDLLLKIDEIAERVLTLGHRPAHAYSTYIERSEVPERKDVSDGKEAMENIVESFAKLIGKQRALLSLAGDAEDEGTVALMSDYISQQEKTVWMYRSYLGH; this is encoded by the coding sequence ATGGGTAAGAACTTTATTGGTCTTGATACTGAGAAAACAGCGCAGCTTGCTGATTCCCTGAATGATCTTTTGTCCAACTATCAGATCTTCTACATGAATGTCCGTGGCTACCACTGGAATATCAAGGGCGACAACTTCTTCGAGCTTCACGTCAAATTCGAAGAGCTGTACGATGATCTGTTGCTCAAGATTGATGAGATTGCAGAGCGCGTGCTGACGCTTGGCCATCGGCCGGCTCACGCCTACAGCACCTATATTGAACGGTCTGAAGTGCCCGAGCGTAAAGATGTTTCGGATGGCAAGGAAGCGATGGAGAACATCGTGGAAAGCTTTGCCAAACTGATCGGCAAACAGCGTGCGTTGCTCAGTCTGGCGGGTGACGCGGAAGATGAGGGCACCGTTGCCCTTATGAGTGACTACATCTCTCAGCAGGAAAAGACTGTCTGGATGTATCGGAGTTACCTCGGCCATTGA
- a CDS encoding DUF2061 domain-containing protein translates to MSTLKLFVHNHGTNGDQSLIKTVTFALTHFTVAFTVAYLLTGDILIGSLIAMVEPAINTVAYFFHEKIWARRQRNARTTTGTLSQTQPHTC, encoded by the coding sequence ATGAGCACGTTAAAACTGTTTGTACATAACCATGGCACGAATGGCGACCAGTCGCTGATCAAAACGGTAACGTTCGCCCTCACCCATTTTACAGTGGCCTTCACCGTGGCTTATCTGCTCACGGGTGACATCCTGATTGGCAGTTTGATCGCCATGGTTGAGCCAGCCATCAACACCGTTGCCTATTTCTTCCATGAAAAGATCTGGGCCCGTCGCCAGCGTAACGCAAGGACAACAACCGGAACTTTATCCCAGACTCAGCCCCACACCTGTTGA
- a CDS encoding dihydrolipoyl dehydrogenase, with product MEKRAVDVAIIGAGTAGMVAYQRVRKATDRVVLIEGDQYGTTCARVGCMPSKLLIAAAENAHQMQLGDLFGVSAGAIRVDGKRVMERVRTERDRFVSGVINSVEKFPEAHQLRGHARFVGPNHLVVGNNLEVQAGRIIIATGSRPNIPGFLKEAKDRLVVNDDIFEWQDLPDSVAVFGPGVIGLELGQALSRLGVRVRMFGVGGAVGPIQDDSIRDYALKTFNEEFPLDPDSEVKNVERVDNGVAITFVDGDAGEKTETFDYLLAATGRRPNVDGLDIQNAGIELDDKGLPLFDPHTQRCGDSHIFIAGDANNSLPLLHEAADEGRIAGDNAASYPDVRTGLRRTPLAVVFTDPQIATVGLTIQQVDERCRGCFAVGEVSFEDQGRSRVIGKNRGLLRVYGEHGSGLFMGAEMFGPAAEHIAHLLAWSAQRRLTVSEMLEMPFYHPVIEEGLRTALKDLNRNLSIGPAPEEGCTDCGPGV from the coding sequence ATGGAAAAGCGAGCCGTAGACGTTGCCATTATCGGAGCCGGTACCGCAGGAATGGTGGCGTATCAGCGTGTGCGCAAGGCGACCGACAGAGTAGTACTGATTGAGGGCGACCAGTACGGAACCACCTGCGCCAGGGTCGGGTGTATGCCCAGCAAGCTTTTGATTGCGGCCGCCGAAAATGCCCATCAGATGCAGCTTGGCGACCTGTTTGGTGTGTCTGCCGGAGCGATCAGAGTTGATGGTAAACGGGTTATGGAACGGGTGCGAACCGAGCGGGACCGTTTCGTTTCTGGCGTGATTAACTCGGTCGAGAAGTTTCCGGAGGCGCACCAGTTGAGAGGTCACGCCCGGTTTGTCGGCCCGAATCATCTGGTGGTTGGCAACAACCTTGAGGTGCAGGCCGGCCGGATCATTATCGCTACCGGTTCACGGCCCAACATTCCCGGGTTTCTGAAAGAGGCCAAAGACCGGCTGGTGGTGAATGATGATATTTTCGAGTGGCAGGATCTGCCGGACTCGGTGGCGGTATTTGGGCCGGGCGTTATTGGTCTGGAGCTAGGGCAGGCCTTGAGCCGGCTTGGGGTCCGGGTTCGCATGTTCGGCGTTGGCGGGGCTGTCGGTCCCATCCAGGATGACTCCATCCGGGACTACGCCCTTAAAACCTTTAATGAAGAATTCCCGCTGGATCCCGATTCGGAGGTCAAAAACGTTGAGCGGGTTGATAACGGTGTTGCCATTACGTTTGTGGATGGGGATGCCGGTGAAAAGACCGAAACCTTTGATTACCTGTTAGCAGCTACCGGCCGTCGTCCGAATGTGGACGGGCTGGATATCCAGAACGCCGGTATTGAGCTCGATGACAAGGGCCTCCCCCTGTTTGATCCCCATACCCAGCGATGTGGCGACAGCCACATATTCATCGCCGGCGATGCCAATAACAGCCTGCCGCTGTTGCATGAGGCGGCCGACGAGGGCCGTATCGCGGGCGACAACGCGGCGTCCTACCCGGATGTTCGGACGGGACTTCGCCGTACCCCGTTGGCGGTGGTATTCACCGATCCGCAGATTGCGACCGTAGGCCTGACCATTCAGCAGGTGGACGAGCGGTGTCGCGGTTGTTTCGCCGTGGGCGAGGTATCGTTCGAGGATCAGGGGCGCAGTCGGGTCATTGGCAAAAACCGGGGGCTACTGAGGGTTTATGGTGAGCATGGCAGTGGCCTGTTCATGGGAGCCGAGATGTTCGGCCCTGCGGCGGAGCATATTGCCCATCTGCTCGCATGGTCGGCCCAGCGACGACTGACCGTCAGCGAAATGCTGGAAATGCCATTTTACCATCCGGTTATCGAGGAAGGGTTGCGGACGGCCCTGAAAGACCTCAACCGAAATCTCAGTATCGGACCGGCGCCAGAAGAGGGCTGCACCGATTGTGGGCCGGGTGTTTGA
- a CDS encoding LysE family translocator, which yields MQSYWPEFLTVALVHLLAVASPGPDFAVMLRQALCQSRRNALLTAIGIGGGILVHVCYSLLGIGLLIQQSIMLFNVLKVLGALYLAWIAVQCLRARAGGVHVEQAPTGGQSGLAALRLGFLTNALNPKATLFFVSLFSVVISPGTPIALQAGYGIYMALATGLWFAMVAVFFTLPRIRRGFNRFGHWLDRLMGGVLMLLAGQLLLSTVSGSEPPSAPIPDKDR from the coding sequence ATGCAGAGTTACTGGCCGGAATTTCTGACGGTGGCCCTCGTCCACTTGCTGGCAGTGGCAAGCCCCGGTCCGGATTTTGCCGTGATGCTCAGACAGGCGCTCTGCCAGAGCCGAAGGAACGCGCTGCTGACAGCCATCGGTATCGGCGGGGGCATTCTGGTGCATGTCTGCTATTCCTTGCTCGGAATCGGCCTGCTGATCCAGCAATCGATCATGCTTTTCAATGTTCTCAAGGTGCTGGGGGCACTCTACCTTGCCTGGATTGCCGTTCAGTGTTTGAGGGCCCGGGCCGGTGGCGTTCATGTAGAACAGGCCCCGACGGGAGGGCAATCCGGTCTTGCCGCCCTGCGGTTGGGTTTCCTGACCAATGCCCTGAATCCCAAGGCAACGCTGTTTTTTGTCTCCCTGTTCTCTGTTGTGATCAGCCCGGGCACGCCCATTGCGCTCCAGGCCGGCTACGGCATTTACATGGCTTTGGCCACGGGGCTGTGGTTTGCCATGGTCGCTGTTTTCTTCACCCTGCCCCGGATCCGCCGCGGGTTTAACCGGTTTGGCCACTGGCTGGACCGGCTGATGGGCGGTGTTCTGATGTTACTGGCAGGCCAGCTGCTACTGTCTACAGTGAGCGGATCAGAGCCTCCGTCTGCGCCCATCCCAGACAAGGATCGGTAA
- a CDS encoding 3-deoxy-7-phosphoheptulonate synthase yields the protein MNMPLNTELTHQDAETQARHRQEVVLPTPAELRLEMPASAAVVQQVEEQRQAIRDILQGEDSRTLIVMGPCSIHDEVAALEYGKKLKALADDVSDRFLIVMRAYLEKPRTTVGWKGLLYDPERTGEGDLNEGLRRSRRLLLNLAAMGLPLATEALSPFAMDYLGDLVSWTAIGARTTESQVHREMVSGLPMPTGFKNGTDGGIAVATNAMKSASHPHHHLGVSATGAPVMITTRGNPDTHLVLRGGRGITNYDAASIEQAVGALAEAGLSTAVMVDCSHDNACKQAERQLDIAREVMAQRRAGNQHIRGLMLESFLEPGRQDDGEDLRYGCSITDPCLGWAQTEALIRSL from the coding sequence ATGAACATGCCCTTGAACACTGAACTGACACACCAGGATGCGGAGACTCAGGCGCGGCACCGACAGGAAGTGGTTCTGCCGACGCCCGCGGAGCTGAGACTTGAGATGCCGGCCAGTGCCGCTGTCGTCCAACAGGTAGAGGAGCAGAGGCAGGCCATCCGGGACATTCTACAGGGCGAGGACAGCAGAACCCTGATCGTAATGGGGCCGTGTTCCATACACGATGAGGTGGCGGCCCTGGAATACGGGAAGAAGCTGAAGGCCCTGGCGGACGACGTCAGCGACCGCTTCCTCATCGTTATGCGGGCGTATCTGGAGAAGCCCCGGACTACGGTCGGCTGGAAAGGGCTGCTGTACGACCCGGAGCGCACAGGAGAAGGCGATCTGAATGAGGGGCTGCGCCGCTCCCGCCGCCTGCTGTTGAATCTGGCGGCCATGGGTTTGCCGCTGGCCACCGAGGCCCTGAGCCCGTTCGCCATGGATTACCTGGGTGATCTGGTAAGTTGGACTGCCATTGGTGCCCGAACCACCGAATCCCAGGTACATCGTGAAATGGTCAGTGGCCTGCCGATGCCCACCGGCTTCAAGAACGGCACCGATGGCGGTATTGCCGTGGCAACCAACGCCATGAAGTCGGCATCCCATCCTCATCACCACCTTGGGGTGTCCGCGACCGGGGCGCCGGTCATGATTACCACCCGGGGCAACCCTGATACCCATCTGGTGTTGCGCGGTGGCCGAGGTATTACCAACTATGATGCTGCAAGTATTGAGCAGGCCGTTGGGGCCCTGGCAGAAGCCGGATTGTCGACTGCGGTGATGGTGGACTGCAGCCATGACAATGCCTGCAAGCAGGCCGAACGACAGCTGGATATCGCCCGGGAAGTAATGGCCCAGCGCCGTGCCGGCAACCAGCATATCCGTGGTTTGATGCTGGAAAGTTTCCTGGAACCGGGCCGCCAGGACGATGGTGAAGACCTGCGCTACGGCTGCTCGATTACCGATCCTTGTCTGGGATGGGCGCAGACGGAGGCTCTGATCCGCTCACTGTAG
- a CDS encoding secretin N-terminal domain-containing protein, producing the protein MVVFVRGYPLQLFLVLLLGLCSSQALAQAESRVYQLNNRPGDDVAVQIRELYQGSPVTVTARGQQLVVRGEPDLLDEIGRLVETLDVAPVQVRITVRSRTDSGGKRSGAGISASNGRAELSAERRVTTTGSAQERTLVMQDGQSAHITSGQVRTIPVAIRGGRNPAAFLQQVETRSGFLVSPQVISDQAVELSIVSFEEEPANMDGYETEAVVTIRRVEPGQWVSLGSTTTHSSQERSGITYQVNSSRSDNRSFEVRVDILP; encoded by the coding sequence ATGGTCGTTTTTGTCCGAGGATACCCCCTGCAGCTTTTTCTTGTTCTGCTGCTGGGACTTTGTTCCAGCCAGGCTCTGGCCCAGGCGGAATCTCGCGTGTACCAGCTCAATAACCGACCAGGCGACGATGTGGCGGTGCAGATCCGCGAGCTTTACCAGGGCTCGCCGGTAACCGTGACCGCCCGGGGCCAACAACTGGTGGTACGCGGTGAACCCGACCTGCTGGACGAAATCGGACGGCTTGTCGAAACGCTTGATGTAGCGCCCGTTCAGGTCAGGATCACTGTTCGGTCCAGAACGGATAGCGGCGGCAAACGCTCAGGTGCCGGCATTTCCGCGTCTAACGGCCGCGCCGAACTCTCTGCCGAACGTCGCGTTACCACTACCGGCAGCGCCCAGGAGCGGACCCTGGTGATGCAGGATGGCCAGTCGGCACATATTACGTCAGGCCAGGTCCGGACGATTCCAGTCGCCATTCGCGGCGGTCGTAATCCCGCGGCTTTCCTGCAACAGGTCGAAACCCGCAGCGGGTTTCTGGTCAGTCCCCAGGTCATTTCCGATCAGGCGGTGGAACTGAGCATTGTCTCGTTCGAGGAGGAACCGGCAAATATGGACGGATATGAAACGGAAGCGGTCGTTACCATTCGCCGAGTTGAGCCGGGACAGTGGGTGTCACTGGGTAGCACAACAACCCATTCCAGCCAGGAGCGCAGTGGAATTACCTATCAGGTGAACAGTAGCCGCTCCGACAATCGCAGTTTTGAAGTCCGAGTCGATATTCTGCCCTGA
- a CDS encoding DnaJ domain-containing protein has product MQWILGLALAAAVFVILKQWGALSAEKKKAATWKVILVVGGALLVFMVLTGRVHVLTAAVAAVIPLLRKLPALLKFAPEINRFMGRKPGQESREQASDHSGSGTDLAGQMSEREACDILGVKAGCSEEEIVMAHRRLMQKLHPDRGGNDYLAAKLNEAKQVLLGKRQA; this is encoded by the coding sequence ATGCAGTGGATTCTGGGGCTTGCGTTGGCAGCCGCCGTTTTTGTGATTCTGAAACAGTGGGGCGCGTTGTCCGCGGAAAAGAAAAAGGCGGCCACCTGGAAGGTGATCCTCGTGGTCGGTGGAGCCTTGCTGGTGTTCATGGTCCTGACCGGACGCGTGCATGTGCTCACAGCGGCAGTTGCGGCTGTGATTCCCCTCTTGCGCAAGCTTCCCGCCTTGTTGAAATTTGCTCCGGAAATCAACCGGTTCATGGGGAGGAAGCCGGGGCAAGAAAGCCGTGAGCAGGCGAGTGATCATTCTGGCTCGGGCACTGATCTGGCTGGGCAGATGTCAGAACGAGAGGCCTGCGATATTCTCGGGGTAAAAGCCGGCTGCTCTGAAGAGGAAATCGTGATGGCGCATCGCCGGCTCATGCAGAAACTTCACCCCGACCGGGGCGGAAACGATTACCTGGCAGCCAAACTGAACGAAGCCAAACAGGTACTTCTCGGCAAGCGACAGGCCTGA